The genomic segment GCGACTCAATCCTCGCTATTGGCATAGCCGGATGGGGGGAGCATCTGGTCATCCAGGTAGCTCTTACCATCTTGCATGGTTAGCCGCTCCTGGCAGAACCATTGAACCACCAGGGGGTAGATCTGATGCTCTTGGTAGTGAACCCGTTCGGTCAGGGCCTCCAGATCATCTTCATCAAACACCGGAACCTTAGCCTGGAGGATCACTGGCCCTCCGTCGACCTCATCGGTCACGAAATGGACGCTGGCACCATGCTCCTGCTCTCCAGCCTCCAGAGCTCGCTGAATACTATTTAAGCCTGGATAGGCAGGGAGCAGAGATGGGTGGATGTTGAGTAGCCGCCCCTGGTAATGGTGGACGAATTCAGCAGAGAGGATCCGCATAAATCCAGCCAGAACCACAAGATCCGGTTGATAGCGATCGATGGCTTCGATGAGTGCCTGATCATACTGCTCGCGGTTCTCATACTGGGTATGGGGGAGTGCGACTGCCGGGATCTGGTGCTGCTTGGCCCGGGTCAGGCCGTAGGCATCTTCACGGTTGCTGATCACGGCGGCGATCGACCCGTTAATGCGGCCCTGCTCACAGCTATCGATCAGGGCTTGCAGATTGCTGCCATTGCCTGAGATCAGGACGAGGATCTTCTTGTTCATCGGATCTCTACCTCAGCGGCGCCGGATCCACTTTCGCAGTAGCCGATCTGCCAGGCGGTCTCCCCCTGCTGTGTAAGAGTGGCCAGGGTCTGCTCTACCTCATCTTGAGGAACGATCAGCACCATG from the Dongshaea marina genome contains:
- the purN gene encoding phosphoribosylglycinamide formyltransferase; this encodes MNKKILVLISGNGSNLQALIDSCEQGRINGSIAAVISNREDAYGLTRAKQHQIPAVALPHTQYENREQYDQALIEAIDRYQPDLVVLAGFMRILSAEFVHHYQGRLLNIHPSLLPAYPGLNSIQRALEAGEQEHGASVHFVTDEVDGGPVILQAKVPVFDEDDLEALTERVHYQEHQIYPLVVQWFCQERLTMQDGKSYLDDQMLPPSGYANSED